Proteins encoded in a region of the Paenibacillus sp. E222 genome:
- the secE gene encoding preprotein translocase subunit SecE, producing the protein MKRSFKSLISFFSESWAELKKVRWPNRKELTNYTLIVLGTVVVMTLFFWVVDIGISAVIEAII; encoded by the coding sequence GTGAAACGTAGTTTCAAATCTCTGATTTCCTTTTTCTCTGAAAGCTGGGCTGAACTTAAAAAAGTTCGCTGGCCTAATCGTAAAGAGCTGACCAACTACACATTGATCGTTCTTGGTACTGTTGTGGTTATGACGCTGTTTTTTTGGGTCGTTGATATCGGCATCTCCGCTGTGATCGAAGCGATTATTTAA